The following proteins are co-located in the Halobacteriovorax sp. HLS genome:
- a CDS encoding MepB family protein, producing the protein MNLLEVNENSVDAFVLNVEASDYKGCDYRINNISIIQRYSKTTAKKIGQFVSLWKRNNQGETCPLDLDDKFDYIIIICVRDNLVGHFLFSKEVLADMGYISDGVREGKRGFRVYPSWDSPTSKQAIQTQQWQMEYFKSTATLDLNE; encoded by the coding sequence ATGAACTTGCTAGAAGTAAATGAGAATAGTGTTGATGCGTTCGTTTTAAATGTCGAGGCAAGTGACTATAAAGGCTGTGATTATCGAATTAATAATATCTCAATCATTCAAAGATATTCGAAGACCACTGCGAAGAAAATAGGACAATTCGTAAGTTTATGGAAAAGAAATAATCAAGGAGAAACCTGTCCTCTAGATTTAGATGATAAATTTGATTATATTATCATTATTTGCGTAAGGGATAATCTTGTTGGCCACTTTCTATTTTCAAAAGAAGTCTTAGCGGACATGGGTTATATAAGTGATGGGGTTAGAGAGGGCAAGCGAGGCTTTAGAGTTTATCCAAGCTGGGATAGTCCTACATCTAAACAAGCAATACAAACCCAACAATGGCAAATGGAGTACTTTAAAAGTACTGCTACTCTAGACCTAAATGAGTAG